One Halomonas sp. THAF5a genomic region harbors:
- a CDS encoding SCP2 sterol-binding domain-containing protein translates to MSDATLDKLKRRFDADAASGMHEIFQFHFSDVGDHYLVVNDGQLEVHEGEHDDPSVSLSMSSDTLKGVMNGEINGMNAFMTGKLKATGNVMLATKLSSLFPSR, encoded by the coding sequence ATGTCCGACGCGACCCTCGACAAGCTCAAGCGCCGTTTCGATGCCGACGCCGCCAGCGGCATGCACGAAATCTTCCAGTTCCACTTCAGCGACGTCGGCGACCACTACCTGGTGGTCAACGACGGTCAGCTGGAGGTACACGAGGGCGAGCACGATGACCCCTCGGTCAGCCTGAGCATGAGCAGCGACACCCTCAAGGGCGTGATGAACGGCGAGATCAACGGCATGAACGCCTTCATGACCGGCAAGCTCAAGGCGACCGGCAACGTCATGCTGGCCACCAAGCTCTCGAGCCTCTTCCCGAGCCGTTGA
- the sohB gene encoding protease SohB codes for MNEWLTDFGMFVAQLLALAAVVGLGVALYLKARGETGERTRLRLEELNQTRRQRRRRMQLAASQPGARKGLLKAFRRDDKAQARGGAKGAGEARPTVWVIDFHGDIKASAAGRLAEEVSAVLEVAGPGDEAVVRLESAGGLVHSYGLAAAELDRLRQAGLSTTVCVDKVAASGGYLMACGADRLRAAPFAVIGSIGVVAQLPNLHRLLKRHDIDVELLTAGRYKRTLTVFGENTDEGRDKFVEDLETTHRLFKRHVAERRPDLNIEAVATGEIWYGSDALVRGLVDELGTSEAYLVERMGEARVISVKLEQKPTLSGRLGMGVSRGVERGIERGLEMLDAGRWQKR; via the coding sequence ATGAACGAGTGGCTGACGGATTTCGGCATGTTCGTGGCGCAGCTGTTGGCCCTGGCGGCGGTGGTGGGCCTCGGCGTGGCGCTCTACCTGAAGGCGCGGGGCGAGACGGGAGAGCGCACGCGGCTGCGCCTCGAGGAGCTCAACCAGACCCGGCGTCAGCGTCGGCGGCGCATGCAGCTGGCGGCCAGCCAGCCGGGCGCCCGCAAGGGGCTGCTCAAGGCCTTCCGCCGCGACGACAAGGCCCAGGCCCGGGGCGGTGCCAAGGGCGCGGGCGAGGCGCGCCCCACGGTCTGGGTGATCGACTTCCACGGTGACATCAAGGCCAGCGCCGCCGGCCGGCTGGCCGAGGAGGTCTCGGCGGTGCTCGAGGTGGCCGGCCCGGGTGACGAGGCGGTGGTGCGCCTGGAGTCGGCCGGGGGGCTGGTGCACAGCTACGGCCTCGCCGCCGCCGAGCTCGACCGGCTGCGCCAGGCGGGGCTCTCCACCACGGTTTGCGTGGACAAGGTCGCGGCCAGCGGCGGCTACCTGATGGCGTGTGGCGCCGATCGCCTGCGGGCCGCGCCCTTCGCGGTGATCGGCTCCATCGGCGTGGTCGCCCAGCTGCCCAACCTGCATCGCCTGCTCAAGCGTCACGACATCGACGTCGAGCTGCTGACGGCGGGGCGCTACAAGCGCACCCTCACCGTGTTCGGCGAGAACACCGACGAGGGGCGCGACAAGTTCGTCGAGGACCTCGAGACCACCCACCGGCTGTTCAAGCGCCACGTGGCCGAGCGCCGCCCGGACCTGAACATCGAGGCGGTGGCGACCGGCGAGATCTGGTACGGCAGCGATGCCCTGGTCAGGGGCCTGGTGGATGAGCTGGGCACCAGCGAGGCCTATCTGGTCGAGCGCATGGGAGAGGCCAGGGTGATCAGCGTGAAGCTGGAGCAGAAGCCGACGCTCTCCGGTCGGCTGGGCATGGGGGTCTCGCGTGGCGTGGAGCGCGGCATCGAGCGAGGACTGGAGATGCTCGACGCCGGACGCTGGCAGAAGCGCTGA
- the nudC gene encoding NAD(+) diphosphatase, with protein MLHRELPREATAGRVIRLARGRIAPGGDDGPLQPFQPWHARLQPLCWWREEPVALSLEEEPGEGWPEAREWLGRLPESWYALVATALQVAAWLENHRFCGRCGTPTARLDAEFAMHCEACGHRTYPRYSPCIITLVTHGESLLLARGPRHPPGRYSTLAGFIEPGEAAEEAVRREVFEEVGLSVGRVSYYKSQPWPFPHSLMLGFFAEAASRRIRIDGVEIADAAWFSPRQLPKLPPLYSISRALIETHLKEVGGRG; from the coding sequence ATGCTGCATCGGGAGCTGCCTCGCGAGGCGACGGCCGGGCGGGTGATTCGCCTGGCCCGCGGACGCATCGCCCCGGGGGGCGACGACGGTCCCCTGCAGCCCTTCCAGCCCTGGCATGCCCGGCTGCAGCCGCTCTGCTGGTGGCGCGAGGAGCCGGTGGCGCTCTCGCTGGAGGAGGAGCCGGGCGAGGGCTGGCCGGAGGCCCGCGAGTGGCTGGGCCGGCTGCCGGAGTCCTGGTACGCGCTGGTCGCCACGGCACTGCAGGTGGCGGCCTGGCTCGAGAACCATCGCTTCTGCGGGCGCTGCGGGACCCCGACGGCGCGGCTGGACGCCGAGTTCGCCATGCACTGCGAGGCGTGCGGCCATCGCACCTATCCGCGCTACTCGCCCTGCATCATCACCCTGGTGACCCACGGCGAGTCGCTGCTGCTGGCGCGCGGGCCGCGTCACCCGCCGGGGCGCTACTCGACCCTGGCCGGCTTCATCGAGCCCGGCGAGGCCGCCGAGGAGGCGGTGCGCCGCGAGGTCTTCGAGGAGGTGGGACTCAGCGTGGGGCGGGTCAGCTACTACAAGAGCCAGCCCTGGCCCTTTCCCCACTCGCTGATGCTGGGGTTCTTCGCCGAGGCGGCCAGCCGTCGCATCCGGATCGACGGGGTCGAGATCGCCGACGCCGCCTGGTTCAGCCCGCGACAGCTGCCGAAGCTGCCCCCGCTCTACTCCATCTCGCGGGCGCTGATCGAGACCCACCTCAAGGAGGTGGGCGGCCGGGGCTAG
- a CDS encoding helix-turn-helix transcriptional regulator, whose product MGTTTRAASARLLEGGEPVINEASALLKAMANDNRLRILCLLDGTELSVTELNQRLVLSQSALSQHLAILRRENLVTTRRESQTIYYSLQGERARTLIEALGGLSLDGRP is encoded by the coding sequence ATGGGCACTACCACCAGAGCCGCGTCGGCCCGCCTCCTCGAAGGCGGCGAGCCGGTCATCAACGAAGCCAGCGCCCTGCTCAAGGCGATGGCCAACGACAATCGGTTGCGGATTCTCTGCCTGCTGGACGGCACCGAGCTGTCGGTCACTGAGCTGAACCAGCGCCTGGTACTCAGCCAGTCGGCGCTGTCGCAGCACCTGGCGATCCTGCGTCGCGAGAACCTCGTGACGACCCGCCGCGAGTCGCAGACCATCTACTACTCGCTGCAGGGCGAGCGTGCCAGGACGCTCATCGAGGCGCTCGGCGGCCTGTCCCTAGACGGCAGGCCCTGA